The DNA sequence CATTCTCACTAAAATAAACCGGAAGGTCGAATCTGTCCGGTTATTGCGCCTGGAAGGCGACGAAGTCACTGAAAACAGTGAGGATGAATAGTTGCTTTGCAACAGTTTATAGTTGCGGGTGTGGTTCAAGGTTTAAAGTTCAAGGTTCAAAGGTTGTAGTTTTGGTTTACAGTTTTTGTCTTGAGTTGGGGATTGTTGCTTCGCAACGGTTTATAGTTTATAGTTTATAGAGTTGGGAGTATTGTTGCTCGCAGCGGTTTATAGTTTTTTCCAGAGTTAGCGGTTCGCGAGTAAGGTTTAAAGGGTTTTTTTGTGCAGCTGTTTTATACGCCGGATATTGAGGAAGCGAAGGTTTATGCGCTGAATGAAGCGGAAAGCAGGCATTGCGTAAAAGTGCTGCGCCTGCAGGAAGGGGCCTTTGTGCAGCTGGTAGACGGGAAGGGTGGGTTTTATACAGCCCGTATTGCGAAAGCGGATCCGAAACATTGTGCGCTGGAGATTACGGCGGTTGAACGAGACTTCGGGAAGCGACCCTATCGCCTGCATATTGCCATTGCCCCTACCAAAAATACCGACCGTTTTGAGTGGTTCCTGGAAAAAGCGACCGAAGCGGGGATAGACGAGATCACTCCCCTGATCTGCGGACGCTCCGAACGCCGCGTTCTCCGTACTGACCGGCTGTTTAAACGCATTACCTCCGCCGTAAAACAGAGCCTTCGCGCCTATCACCCGGTTTTGAATGAACCGATCGACTTCGCTGATTTTATGAAAGGCCTGCCAGCCGTACCGGAAGGCGGGAAACCGGAAGTTTTGCGATGTATCGCGCATTGCGGCCATGGGCCTAAACATTCCCTGAAAGAAACCGCGCAGCCCGGCAGGGACGTCCTGGCGCTGATCGGGCCCGAAGGCGATTTTACGCCCGAAGAAGTAGCGGAGGCACTGCGCTGCGGTTTTATTCCGCTCGGGCTTGGAGAAACCCGCCTCCGCACCGAAACCGCCGGGCTGGCTGTTTGCTTTGAACTGAGCTTCCTGAACCGTTAACGTTGCGCGTTGCTGATCGCGCGCCCCGGTTGCTCTTTCCAGCCTTGTGCGCCCGGCCCATTTCTTATTTCCATTCAGGGCCTGTATCTTTATAAGATGAAGCGATGGTTCCTACTGATGATTATGCTGGCCGGTATCGGCCTGACGTCCTTTGCTCCTCCTTCTTACCGGATGGCCCGGCTGAAATACAGCGGCGGCGGAGACTGGTACGGCAGCCGGACGGCCCTTTCCAACCTTGCCGGCTACTGTAACCGGCAGGCAGGCATGAATTTTTATCCTGATGAAGCAATCGTGGAGCCGGGCAGCAGCGAGCTGTTCAACTACCCGTTTTTGTTCGCTACGGGGCACGGAAATATTGTTTTTTCGGAACAGGAAGCAGAGAACCTGCGGGCCTATCTTATTGGTGGGGGCTTCCTGCATATTTGCGACAATTACGGATTTGATACCTACATCCGCAGGGAAATGAAGAAGGTTTTCCCGGAGCTGGAGTTTACGGAGCTTCCTCCGTCTCACGAAGTATTTCACCAGCAATACGATTTTCCCAACGGCCTTCCTAAAATCCATGAGCATGATGGAAAGCGCCCCCAGGCTTTCGGCCTGATCTACGAGGGAAGGCTTGTCTGCTTTTACGATTATGAAACCGACCTGGGTAACGGTTGGGAAGACGCGGGTACATATCCGGATGATTCCCCCGCCAGCCGCGAGAAAGCCCTGCAGATGGGAGTAAACCTTGTCCGGTATGCCCTGATGAACTAGTCCAGAACCAAAAATGTATGAAGAGCTACGGGATAAGGATCAATGACCGCGAAGATTTCCAGGTGGAAGGGAAAAGCGGGGAATTTATGGTAAACGGCGAAACCTTTGCCCCGGACATAGTGATGCTCAGGGAAGGATGCTTCCACGTACTCTTTCGCGGCCGTTCCTATAATGTGGAGGTGTTGGCAAACGATCCTGCTTCCCGGAGCGGTCAGCTGAAAGTGAACGGGAACCTGTACGCGTTTTCAGCCAGGGACCGCTTTAATGACCTGCTCGAGAAAATGGGCATGGCCGGCGCCGCGGCTCAAAAGGTGAACGACCTCAAGGCCCCCATGCCCGGGCTGGTACTGAGGGTGCTGGCAAGCCCCGGGCAGGAGGTCAAAAAGGGCGACAGCCTGCTGGTGCTGGAGGCCATGAAAATGGAGAACATTATTAAGTCACCTGGTGATGGCACCGTACAGGAAATAAGCGTGAAGGCCGGAGAGTCGGTGGAAAAGAACGAGGTGCTGATCCGGTTTATCGCCTGATCCCGGAGAACTGCGGAGAAATCCGGGAAACCGCGGAGACCTCGTGGAAACCGCAGAGACTCCGGGAAACTACGGAAACCCGGGAAACTGCGGAACTCAGGAAACACCGGAGAGCCGCCGGGAACCCGGAGAAATCCGCCGCTATCTTGCAGCCGTTGTATCGGCGGGAAGCTGCTCCGCCGGCTTTAATCCCTCGCCGGTCACTGTCCAGCGCTGAACCTTACTGAAATCCTGCGCGTATACTTCGTGGTTTTCCAATATCCTGCGCAGCTTTTTGTCGATGATCAACGTGCTGTTGGCCGGAAGCTGCAGGGTAAGTTCCACTTTCTGCGCCCTCCACAAGGCATTCCCAGCCAGGCTGAAATGTTCTCCGAAACGGAGTATTGAATCGCGCTGATCGAATTCATAACGGACGCTTTCGGCATTTTTAACGGCATCGTTAAAGTTTCCTCCCCTTGAATTGAATACCTGAACCAGCGCAGCGTTGCCGGTTACGCTTTGTTCAATCTTCAGATCCACTTCATAAAGGTCTTCGTCCCAGTCATCCCAGTCCTCGAAGTTATCATCATAATCCCTCCAGGAAGCGTGCTGATCCCTGTAAGGAGTAACCTCGAGCATGCGGCGGTGAACCGCACCCGTATCGGAAAGGCTGCCGCTTCTTCCCGCGCTTGTATATTCGTCCAGCTCCAGGCGCCAGGTAGCTTCTCCGGCCGGTTTCAGCTCCGTTATCTGCCTAATGGAAGCGCCCTGGCGGAAATCTGAAAGCGTGGAAGTGCCGTAATAGGCGGCAAACCCTAATGCGCCAAGCCATATGGCGAGCATTCCCAGCCCAATAGGAGCGTTCATTACATTGGTTTTTAAGAGAAGCCGCGCGCCCAGAAGCACAATAGCCAGGGCCGGAATACCTATAACCAGGGCGGCGCTGATCACGAATCCCGTTTTAAATTGCGGATCCATGACATTGAAAGGAAAGCCTCCTGCCAGCTCGTTTTCGCTAAAACCGGAATAGCCAACTATACCAACTACGGTAGAAATGAGCCAGATAGAGCCGAAAGCAATCAGCAATGCCGCGATGATGGGGAGTATTATTTTACCCAGGCCCCTGACTAACCGTACAACCAGGTCTATCAGCTCGTTCACGAATCTTTTGAAGGATGCGGCATTGCCCGGGTTGCTGACTTCGTTCCTGATATGGTTGAAGGAGGCTTTTACGCCGGTCATTTCCTCATCAAAGGATTTGCGAAAATTGGATAAATGAAAGCGTTCTCCTTTCATGGCCATTTTCTCAGCCAGCGTCTTTGCCTGGGGCATTACCATCCAGAGGATGATATAGACCAGCGCTACAATGCCGGAAGTAAAGATCGTGAGCAGCGCGGTGATGATCCGCAGCCATACCGGATCCCATCCGAAGTAATGGGAAAGGCCCGCACAAACGCCGCCGAGTTTCTTATCTTCCGGGTCGCGGAAAAGACGCCTGGGCGTTTCCGGCTCAGCGCTTGCGAAGCTTTCTTCTTCAGTTTCAGCGGCTTCCCCGAAATCACTTACCTGCCCTATCTGGGCAATGATGCCTTCCACGTCTTTCATGACGATCACTTCCCGGTTTCCTGCCTTCAGGATTTCCGAAAACATTTCGGCAATACGGTTTTCGATATCGGTCACCACTTCCGTGTCCTCGGCGGACTT is a window from the Anseongella ginsenosidimutans genome containing:
- a CDS encoding biotin/lipoyl-containing protein is translated as MKSYGIRINDREDFQVEGKSGEFMVNGETFAPDIVMLREGCFHVLFRGRSYNVEVLANDPASRSGQLKVNGNLYAFSARDRFNDLLEKMGMAGAAAQKVNDLKAPMPGLVLRVLASPGQEVKKGDSLLVLEAMKMENIIKSPGDGTVQEISVKAGESVEKNEVLIRFIA
- a CDS encoding DUF4159 domain-containing protein encodes the protein MKRWFLLMIMLAGIGLTSFAPPSYRMARLKYSGGGDWYGSRTALSNLAGYCNRQAGMNFYPDEAIVEPGSSELFNYPFLFATGHGNIVFSEQEAENLRAYLIGGGFLHICDNYGFDTYIRREMKKVFPELEFTELPPSHEVFHQQYDFPNGLPKIHEHDGKRPQAFGLIYEGRLVCFYDYETDLGNGWEDAGTYPDDSPASREKALQMGVNLVRYALMN
- a CDS encoding PspC domain-containing protein; this translates as MNKTVNINISGMVFHIEEDAYDALKKYMHEIKLYFSKSAEDTEVVTDIENRIAEMFSEILKAGNREVIVMKDVEGIIAQIGQVSDFGEAAETEEESFASAEPETPRRLFRDPEDKKLGGVCAGLSHYFGWDPVWLRIITALLTIFTSGIVALVYIILWMVMPQAKTLAEKMAMKGERFHLSNFRKSFDEEMTGVKASFNHIRNEVSNPGNAASFKRFVNELIDLVVRLVRGLGKIILPIIAALLIAFGSIWLISTVVGIVGYSGFSENELAGGFPFNVMDPQFKTGFVISAALVIGIPALAIVLLGARLLLKTNVMNAPIGLGMLAIWLGALGFAAYYGTSTLSDFRQGASIRQITELKPAGEATWRLELDEYTSAGRSGSLSDTGAVHRRMLEVTPYRDQHASWRDYDDNFEDWDDWDEDLYEVDLKIEQSVTGNAALVQVFNSRGGNFNDAVKNAESVRYEFDQRDSILRFGEHFSLAGNALWRAQKVELTLQLPANSTLIIDKKLRRILENHEVYAQDFSKVQRWTVTGEGLKPAEQLPADTTAAR
- a CDS encoding 16S rRNA (uracil(1498)-N(3))-methyltransferase → MQLFYTPDIEEAKVYALNEAESRHCVKVLRLQEGAFVQLVDGKGGFYTARIAKADPKHCALEITAVERDFGKRPYRLHIAIAPTKNTDRFEWFLEKATEAGIDEITPLICGRSERRVLRTDRLFKRITSAVKQSLRAYHPVLNEPIDFADFMKGLPAVPEGGKPEVLRCIAHCGHGPKHSLKETAQPGRDVLALIGPEGDFTPEEVAEALRCGFIPLGLGETRLRTETAGLAVCFELSFLNR